In Aristaeella hokkaidonensis, the following are encoded in one genomic region:
- a CDS encoding ABC transporter substrate-binding protein: protein MLKKILIPLLILLICVSAASAGELYTPDDFTFTGGTGRVTITCPEIRVSGEEILATVVFSSPHYEYVKVGDETYPTVCDDSTSTAVIPAPVNWSFDILACTTAMSTPHEISYTLYIRVNALADQVVPGLEWESDLPLQYAEGFTVSRFRGGYSLIDVRDGGKYLVVPREMTVPEGLDPSVTVLDQKPENIYLAATSAMSLFDALDALDLIRFSSLRQESWFVPRAADAMAAGKILFAGKYDTPDYEMLVKDDCGMAIESTMISHAPKVMELLEMLGIPVFVDRSSYESHPLGRTEWIKLYGVLTGRENEAEAYFAGQVEALQEYQDTGLSVAFFYINVHGEAVVRSPADYIPRMIALAGGNYAMADMKAVEQGHASVSVSMEDFYAMAGDADFLIYNADISEPVRSVDELIALNDLLADFKAVKEGNVWCAGKELYQATDHVGAFITDVHRMLTGESGEMVFLTPVQ from the coding sequence ATGCTGAAAAAAATACTGATCCCGTTGCTGATCCTGCTTATCTGCGTTTCGGCAGCCTCTGCGGGGGAACTGTATACCCCGGATGATTTCACCTTCACCGGCGGAACCGGCAGGGTTACTATCACCTGTCCGGAAATCCGGGTATCTGGGGAAGAAATTCTTGCGACAGTGGTATTCAGCAGTCCCCACTATGAGTATGTCAAAGTGGGCGATGAAACCTATCCCACTGTCTGTGATGACAGCACTTCCACTGCCGTGATTCCCGCACCTGTCAACTGGTCCTTTGACATCCTGGCGTGCACAACGGCCATGAGCACGCCGCACGAGATCAGCTATACCCTTTACATCCGCGTCAATGCCCTGGCGGATCAGGTTGTTCCCGGGCTCGAATGGGAATCTGACCTTCCTCTGCAGTATGCGGAAGGCTTTACCGTCAGCCGGTTCCGTGGCGGTTATTCCCTGATCGATGTCCGGGATGGCGGGAAATACCTTGTGGTTCCCCGGGAAATGACTGTTCCGGAAGGGCTGGATCCGTCCGTTACCGTGCTGGATCAAAAGCCGGAAAACATCTACCTTGCCGCCACCTCGGCCATGTCCCTGTTTGACGCGCTGGATGCGCTGGATCTCATCCGGTTTTCCAGTCTCCGGCAGGAAAGCTGGTTTGTTCCGCGTGCAGCGGATGCCATGGCGGCTGGAAAGATCCTCTTTGCCGGAAAATATGACACGCCGGATTATGAAATGCTGGTCAAGGATGATTGCGGCATGGCCATTGAATCCACCATGATCAGCCATGCGCCGAAGGTCATGGAGCTGCTGGAAATGCTTGGCATTCCGGTTTTTGTGGATCGTTCCAGTTATGAATCCCATCCGCTCGGAAGAACGGAATGGATTAAGCTGTACGGTGTACTGACCGGCAGGGAAAATGAAGCGGAAGCGTATTTTGCCGGACAGGTGGAAGCGCTTCAGGAGTATCAGGATACCGGCCTGAGCGTCGCTTTCTTTTATATCAACGTCCATGGTGAAGCCGTCGTCCGCTCCCCCGCGGACTATATTCCCCGCATGATCGCTCTTGCAGGTGGAAACTATGCCATGGCAGATATGAAGGCGGTTGAACAGGGTCATGCGTCTGTCTCCGTCAGCATGGAGGATTTCTACGCAATGGCCGGAGACGCGGATTTCCTGATCTATAACGCGGATATCAGCGAACCCGTCCGCTCTGTCGATGAGTTGATTGCTCTCAATGATCTCCTGGCTGATTTCAAAGCCGTCAAAGAGGGAAACGTCTGGTGCGCAGGCAAGGAGCTGTATCAGGCAACAGACCATGTAGGAGCATTTATCACCGATGTGCACAGGATGCTTACCGGAGAAAGCGGAGAGATGGTCTTCCTGACGCCGGTTCAATAA
- a CDS encoding sirohydrochlorin cobaltochelatase, protein MLAILTALMMLCTAAAAFAEDADTAAADNVAALIDAIYVQEWTEETDAQIQAVREAWDALTDAQKELVEGEEADPDYFGRDTGDASLDNPLNADEIGEKELLVVSFGTSFNDSRAKDIGAIEKALQEANPDWSVRRAFTAQIIINHVQARDGEKIDNVLQALDRAVANGVKTLVIQPTHLMHGAEYDELMETVEQYQDKFESVAVAEPLLGEVGADASVINADKEAVAKAVTAAAVADAGFDSADAAAAAGVAFVFMGHGTSHTAKISYSQMQTQMDQLGYANVFIGTVEGEPEETACEAVIEAVKEAGYTKVILRPLMVVAGDHANNDMAGEDEDSWLSLFTAADAFEAIDCQIAGLGRIPAIQDLYVAHTAAVINK, encoded by the coding sequence ATGCTCGCAATCCTGACCGCACTGATGATGCTCTGCACGGCAGCCGCCGCCTTCGCGGAAGATGCCGACACGGCCGCTGCTGACAACGTTGCTGCACTGATCGATGCCATTTACGTACAGGAATGGACCGAGGAAACCGATGCCCAGATCCAGGCCGTCAGGGAAGCCTGGGACGCGCTGACCGATGCTCAGAAAGAACTGGTGGAAGGTGAAGAAGCCGATCCCGATTATTTCGGCCGTGATACAGGCGACGCCTCCCTGGACAACCCGCTGAACGCTGATGAAATCGGTGAGAAGGAGCTGCTCGTTGTCAGCTTCGGAACCTCCTTCAACGACAGCCGCGCCAAGGATATCGGCGCCATCGAAAAAGCGCTTCAGGAAGCGAATCCCGACTGGTCCGTGCGCCGCGCTTTCACTGCCCAGATTATTATCAACCACGTCCAGGCCAGGGATGGCGAGAAAATCGATAACGTCCTGCAGGCTCTGGATCGTGCTGTCGCCAACGGTGTTAAAACCCTGGTCATCCAGCCCACCCACCTCATGCACGGCGCTGAATACGATGAACTGATGGAAACTGTGGAACAGTATCAGGACAAGTTCGAATCCGTCGCTGTGGCCGAACCGCTTCTGGGTGAAGTTGGCGCGGATGCTTCCGTGATCAACGCTGACAAGGAAGCCGTCGCAAAGGCTGTTACCGCTGCTGCTGTGGCGGATGCTGGATTTGACAGCGCGGATGCCGCTGCCGCCGCAGGCGTTGCCTTCGTCTTCATGGGTCACGGCACCTCCCACACTGCAAAGATCAGCTACAGCCAGATGCAGACCCAGATGGATCAGCTGGGCTACGCCAACGTCTTTATCGGCACCGTTGAAGGTGAGCCGGAAGAAACCGCCTGTGAAGCTGTGATTGAAGCCGTGAAGGAAGCCGGTTATACCAAAGTTATCCTGCGGCCCCTCATGGTTGTTGCCGGCGATCACGCCAACAACGACATGGCCGGCGAGGATGAAGACAGCTGGCTGAGCCTGTTCACCGCTGCCGATGCCTTCGAAGCCATCGACTGCCAGATCGCCGGTCTGGGCCGGATTCCTGCCATCCAGGATCTGTATGTTGCCCATACCGCCGCTGTTATCAACAAATAA
- a CDS encoding tRNA-dihydrouridine synthase family protein produces the protein MRENAEFNIVLWYYISGRINGRSQMRMRNRTGMEMKIYFAPMEGMTDGILRSVHQKMFGGVDVYCLPFHKLTQTMSLLTREKRDIDPEENKGLNVLPQALTRDPEQLQTWLEYVKGLGYACADLNLGCPSATVTKRGRGSGMLRDPDFLESFLDSVFSRTLPVGLSVKTRIGYEQPEEWGRILDILAKYPFDHVTIHVRTMKELYTETLHPEAFEEAVRKGISHPVYNGSLRTAEDVAALQARCPETEAVMIGRGLLANPALARQLRGGEEASKEELAAWYSALYDGWEQRFDPVTALGRIKKLMEWPSEGDIRRKRLLKRAKDIDGCIRAILNKE, from the coding sequence ATGAGAGAAAATGCTGAATTCAACATCGTCCTGTGGTACTATATCAGCGGACGAATTAACGGCCGTTCACAGATGAGAATGCGTAACAGAACAGGAATGGAAATGAAGATCTATTTTGCGCCCATGGAAGGAATGACAGACGGGATCCTGCGCTCCGTTCACCAGAAGATGTTCGGGGGTGTGGATGTATACTGCCTGCCCTTTCACAAACTGACACAAACCATGTCGCTGCTGACACGGGAGAAAAGGGACATTGATCCGGAGGAAAACAAAGGATTGAATGTGCTGCCCCAGGCACTGACGAGGGATCCGGAACAGCTGCAGACCTGGCTGGAATACGTCAAAGGGCTTGGATATGCCTGTGCTGATCTGAATCTGGGATGCCCTTCCGCGACGGTGACAAAACGGGGAAGGGGCAGCGGGATGCTGCGGGATCCGGACTTCCTGGAATCATTCCTTGACAGCGTGTTTTCCAGAACCCTGCCTGTTGGATTATCCGTCAAAACCCGGATCGGATATGAACAGCCGGAGGAATGGGGGCGGATCCTGGATATTCTGGCAAAGTATCCGTTTGACCATGTGACGATCCATGTGCGGACGATGAAGGAACTGTATACGGAGACACTTCATCCTGAAGCATTCGAGGAAGCAGTGCGGAAAGGAATTTCCCATCCCGTCTATAACGGAAGCCTGCGGACGGCAGAGGATGTGGCAGCATTGCAGGCCCGCTGTCCGGAAACGGAGGCTGTGATGATCGGCCGCGGACTGCTGGCCAATCCGGCCCTGGCCCGGCAACTGCGGGGCGGGGAAGAGGCAAGCAAAGAGGAACTGGCTGCATGGTATAGTGCCCTTTATGACGGCTGGGAGCAAAGATTCGATCCGGTGACAGCACTAGGAAGAATCAAAAAGCTGATGGAGTGGCCGAGCGAGGGTGATATCCGGCGCAAGCGCCTGCTGAAACGAGCCAAAGATATCGACGGATGCATCCGGGCGATACTGAATAAAGAGTGA